A segment of the Frankineae bacterium MT45 genome:
CACCGCGCTGGCTCCGGGGTTGACGGCGACCTGCACCTCGACCTACCCGGTGACGCAGGCCGATATCGACAACGGCCGAATCGACAACAGCGCCATAGCCAGCGGGACCGACCCCAGTGGGGCGATCGTCAACTCGGCTGCCTCCATCGCGACGGTCACCGCCGCGGCAGCGCCGGCCCTCAAGCTGGTGAAGTCCTCGCCGAACACGCAGGTCTCCAAGCCGGGGGACTCGGTGACCTACGAGTTCCTCCTGACGAACACGGGCAACGTCACACTGAACGACTTCAGCATCGACGACGTGTTGGCCGCCCCGGCGGGCCCCCAGATCACGGCGGTCTGCCCGACCAGCCCCATCGCTCCCGGCGGATCGACGACCTGCACCGCCGACTACGTGGTCACCCAGGCTGACATCGACCACGGATCGATCTCCAACACCGCCACCGCCACCGCCAGCGACCCGAATGGCACCCAGACAACCTCGTCCCCGTCAACGGCGACGATCCCCGTCTTCACCGGCCCACCCTCGATCACCCTGGTCAAGTCGGCGAGCGTCGAGGACGTCAATGGCAATGGATCGACTGATGTCGGCGATCACGTGCTCTGGACCTTCCTGGTCACCAACACCGGTCCGCTCACGTTGGCGGTCTCGGTGCAGGACCCGACGGCCGGTGCGATCAGCTGCCCCGGCGCCGCTCTGGCGCCGACCGATTCGATCACCTGCACCGCCGACCATCCACACGTCCTCACCCAGGCCGATTTCGACGCCGGCATAGTCAGGAACACCGCCACGGCGACGGGGATCCTGCCCGGCGGTTCTCCGGTGCTCTCGGACCCCTCGACGGCAACTGTGCCGCTGGCGAGCCGGCCGGGCCTGGCCCTGGTCAAGCGGGCACAGGTGGTCGACAACAACGGTGACGGGGTCACCGGCCCGGGCGACACCATTCTCTGGACCTTCCTGGTCACCAACACCGGCAACGTGACTATGAGCAACCTGGTTGTGAACGACTCCCGGGCCGGCCGGGTCACCTGCCCGGTCACATCGGTGGCGCCCGGCCGCAGCGTCACCTGCTCCGCGGCGCCGCACGAGATTACTCAGGCCGAGGCCGCCGCGGGCGACATCGTCAACACCGCAACGGTGACCGGAACGCCCCCGCGGCCCGCCGAGCCGGGTGCACCGCCGGTGACGTCGCCGCCGTCGACCGCGACGGTCGGCATCGGCGCGGCCGTGGCCGGCGAGACGACCGGCGGCGGTGACGCGGGGACCGGTGGCGGCTCGGTGACGAACCCGCCGAGCCTGGCCACGACCGGCGTCCAGGGACTCGGACCGTCGATCTCGCTGGGCCTGCTGGCTCTGCTCCTCGGAGCACTCCTCACCGCTGCCGGTCTCCTCCGCCGACGGTTCGACAATGAGTAATAGTCTCGGAATGTGTCCAGCTCAACGAGGAGTCATGTGTTCGCCAAGGTAATCGCCGCTCTGCTCGCTCTGTCGACTGCGGTGGTGGTCTCCGGCTGCACATCCTCGGGGTCTTCGTCGGCGCCGACGATGACATCGCCGTCGGCGAGCAAGTCGTCGGCCAGCCAGATCCCACCCCAGCACTCGCTCCCCGCACCGGCCTCGATCCGCAATGACGTGAAACTCCGGCGTCAGGTCTCGATCACCAGTTGCGCAGCGAAGCCCGGGGGCTGGCAGGCGAAGGGTAAGGCGGTAAACACCGGGAAGAAGAACGTCGTCCTGACCATCACCGTCTTCTTCACCACCACCTCCGCCACCGTTCTCGACTACGCGACGACCAAGGTGGCCGTCCCGGCCGGGGGAGACGCGGACTGGACGGCCGCCGCTGACTTCGCCGCCGAGCCGTCGATGAACTGCGTGCTGCGCGGGGTCGGATAACTACGGCGCTGCGCGCCGAGTCGGCCCACGGGGCTCCGGGCGATCAGTATCCGGCAGGATGAATCGCATGACTGCCTACTGGATCAACACCTACAAGGAAATCAACGACGAAGCCAAGCTCGCGGCCTACGCCAAGCTGGCCGGCCCCGCGCTGACTGCCGCCGGCGGTACGTTCCTCGCCCGCGGCCTACCCGAACAGACATACGAAGCGGGGGAGTCGACCCGCACCGTGATCATCCAGTTCGAGTCGGTCGAGAGTGCGCGCCAGGCCCATGACAGCGAGGCTTACCAGGAGGCGCTCGCCGCGCTCGATGGTGGCGCAGTGCGGGATCTGCGCATCGTCCCAGGTGTTGCCTGAGCGAAGGCGTCGCCTCGTTGGGAGGCCGTTGGTCCGCTCTTAACCCAACCGCCTAATCGCATTCACTCGGGCTCCTTACCGTCGCGCTAACTGCTCGCGGGTCGCCGCAGCACACGCCGCACGGCCTAAGCAGGAGGCTCCTTCGTGATACGCCCCGGTCGCACCGCCATGTCCGCACCGCTCGGTCGCCACCGGAGGCCGACGTCATCGCTGCGGAGTCGGATCGGCGCGCCGGCAATGGTGCTGCTGGCCACGCTGGGCGTGGTCGGGGTCGTGACCTTCAATGCCTCGTCGGCGTCGGCGTCGGTCGGGTTCACCGCCGGAAACCTGGTCGTGTACCGCGTCGGCACCGGTACCGGCGCACTCTCCTCCAGTGGTTCCGCAGTGGCCCTCGACGAGTTCTCGACGAGCGGCGCGAGCGTCTCCTCGGTGACCCTGCCATCCGTGGCCAGCGGGGCGAACAAGCCGCTGGTGGCGAGCGGTTCGGCCAACTCCGAAGGCATGTTGACGCTCTCAGCCGACGGGCGCTACCTGGTGGCGACCGGGTACTCGGCCGCCGTCGGCGCGACCGGACTCTCCTCCTCGGCGTCGGCATCGGTGCCGCGGACGGTGGCCCGAGTCGACGCTCTGGGCAACGTCGACACCACGACCGCCCTCACCGACTTCTCCGACGGGAACAACCCGCGCAGCGCGATCAGCCTCGACGGAAGTAGCTTCTGGGTCGCGGGGGCGGCGAGCAGCCTGCGCTATGCGGCACTCGGTGCCACCACCTCGACGGCTCTCACCAACTCGACGTACAAGAACCTGCGCCAACTCCAGATCGCCAATGGGCAGCTCTACGCGTCGGCCGATCCGACGAAGGCCTCGGTCACCGTCGCCAGCATCGGCACCGGACTGCCGACCAGCGGCACCCAGACGCCGACGAATATCCCGTTCACCACGGCGCCCACCCAGCCCTTCGGGTATGCCTTTGTCACGCTCGGCAGCGGCAGCGCATCCGACACCCTCTACGTGGCCGACAACGGGGCCGGCGTGGTGGCGAAGTACACCCTGACGAGTGGTCACTGGGCCAGCAGCGGGAGCGTCGCCGTCAGCAACGTCACCGGCCTCGCCGCGAACGACTCGAACGGCACGGTCTCCATCTTCGCGACGGCTAGCGGCTCCGCCGGCACGTCGGGAAGCCTCTACAAGATCACCGACAGCTCCGGACTCGGCGGGACCCTCTCCGGGTCGGCCGCCCTCATCGCCACTGCGCCGGCCAACGAGGCCTACCGCGGTGTGGCCTTCGCCCCCGGGACCGTCTTCGGCTCCGGTGGCGGCACGCCGGTGAACAACCCTCCAACAATCACGGCGGATCACGGGGGATTGGCTGCGGCCATCAACGATCCGACCAACCCGAGCCTGGGCCTGACGGTCGGTGACAGCACCTACAGTGCAGCGCAGTTGACGGTCACCGCGACGTCGTCGAATCAGGCGGTCGCCGCCAACGCCGGCATCAGCATCAGTGGGACCGGAGCCCAGCGGGTGCTGACGATTGCCCCGGCCGGCGTTGGGAATTCGCTGATCACGCTCACGGTCACGGCACCCGACTCCACCCAGACGACCACGCAGATCAGGTACGGCGTCTCAGCCGACCTCGGTCAGCCGAGCGCGCGCTACTACAGCGGCGCCGGGAACGGGTCGGTAGCGATCGACGTCGGCGGCGGTTACATGATCGTCGGCGATGACGAGAACAACGTGCTGCGGCTGTACCAGGAGGGGCACTCCGGGGCGCCGGTGAGGACCTTTGATTTCACCGCATTGCTGCCCTCGGGCACGACCGAGGTGGACATCGAGGCGGCGGCGCGCAGCGGGAACACCGTCTACTGGACCGGCTCGATGAGCAACACCTCCAGCGGGAATCTCGCCCCGTCCCGCAGCACCATCTTCGCCACCCAGATCACCGGTTCGGGGGCCGCCACGACGCTCAGCTACGGCGGCAGCTACACCGGGCTCCTCTCCGACCTGGTGGCCTGGGACCACAACAACGGCCACGGCCTCGGCGCCGACTACCTAGGCCTCGCCGCCTCGTCGGCCTCCGGGGTGGACGGGCACGCCAACAACGCGTTGAACGTCGAGGGGATGGAGTTCGCCGGCAATTCCACGTCCACGGCGTATCTGTCGTTCCGGGCGCCACTGGAACCGACGACGAACCGCCATCTGGCCATGCTCGTGCCGGTGACGAACATCCCGGCGATCACCTCGGCCGGAAACCCGGGTTCGGTGCACGCCACCTTCGGTGCGCCGATCTTCCTCGACCTCGGCGGTCTGGGCGTGCGTGACATCCGTGAAAACGGCGACGGCCAGTACCTGATCAGCGCCGGCACCGCTGACGACAGCAACTCCTCATTTGTGCTGTACCAGTGGGACGGGGTCGCCGCCGACGCACCGCGGCGCACCGGCACCACGCTGCCGCAGCTCCCGTCGGCCACCAACCAGGGCTCCTGGGAGACGATCGTCAGCGTCCCCGAGCCGCTGGTCGCCGGTTCTGACCTACAGCTCATCCAGGACGACGGCGACGTGGTCTGGTACAACGACGGCCTCACCTCCAAGACCGGCATGGCCGCTGACCTGCAGAAGTCGATGGGGCTGACGCTCAGCTACACGGCACCGACCTCAACCGCCGTCTCCACCGACTCCAGCCCGGGCGTCGTCGGCCAGGCCGTGACCTTCTCGGCTCAGGTGTCGGCCCCGACGGGCGCCGGGACGCCGACCGGTTCGGTGACCTTCTCCGGGCAAGGGGGAGTGCTCTGCTCGGCGGTGGCCGTCGACGGCTCGGGGACGGCGACCTGCACCACGAGCTACCCGACACCGGGCAGCGACTCGGTAAGTGCGGTCTACTCCGGGGGTGGCGGCTTCGCCGGCTCGACCGGGACGGTGGCCCAGAGCGTCGCCAAGGCCAGCACGTCGACCGTGCTGGTCACCGCCCCCGCGCATCCTGTCGTCGGTCAGCCCGTGACCTACACGGCGACGGTTGCCGTCACCGCTCCCGGCGCCGGAGTGCCGACCGGGACGGTGACCTTCACCGGGGCCAGCGGGCCGCTCTGCACCGCGGCGCCGCTGAACGGCACGTCGCCCGATACCGCCAGCTGCACCACTACCTACACCGCGGCCCAGACTGATTCGGTGAGCGCGGCCTACTCCGGTGACTCCCGCTACCTCACCTCAGCCGACTCGACGAGCCAGCCGGTGGCCTCGGCGGCCACCACCACGACCACCGTCGTCAGCCCTGACGCACCGGTCGTCGGTCAGAGCGTCACCTACTCGGCGACGGTCGACGTGGTTGCCCCCGGCAGCGGGCGCCCCACCGGGACAGTCAGCTTCACCGGGGCGGCCGGGGTCATCTGCGCCGCCGCACCGCTGGCCGGCACCGGGCCGGTGACCGCGACCTGTACGACCTCCTACGCGGCCGCTCAGACGGACTCGGTAACTGCGGCCTACTCCGGCGACGGTGGCTTCGCCGCCTCCACGTCGACCCTGCCGGTGACGATCCACCACGCCCAGACCGCGATCACCCTCGACGGGCCGGACTCGGTGATCGTGGGTCAGCCGGTGACGCTGACGGCCCAGCTGTCGGTCACCGCTCCCGGCGCCGGGGTGCCGACCGGGAGCGTCGACTTCTCCGTCGGTGGGGTGGCGCTGACCGGCTGCACCAACCTGCCGGTCCCCACCACGGCCCCCTTCACCTTCAGCTGCACCACCTCGGCGCTGCCGCACGGCACGGACGTCGTGAACGTCGCCTACGCCGGTGACTCCGGCTTCGACGCCTCCTCGGCGCAGCACACCGTCGCCGCCGGTTTCGGGCCGACCGCTGACATCTCGCTGACCCCGGCGACGGCCACGATCGTCGGCGGATCGCAGGTGGCCTACCACGTCACCGGCCACGACTCGAGTGGCAACGATCTGGGCGATATCACCGCAGCGACCACCCTCAGCATCACCCCGGACGGGGTCTGCTCGGCCGGCAGTTGCAGCGCGGCGATCCCAGGCGTGCACACGGTGACGGCGGTCAACGGCGCGGCCAGCGCGACGGCGACGCTGAACGTCACCCAGGGGCACTCGGATGACGTGGTGGAGAACGTGGTCGGCATCGGGGACCATCTCTCCCAATACGGGTTCGACTTCGTGACCAATGGCGACGACCAGAACAACATCGGCGTCAACTTCGGCATCCACACCGGCCAGCTGGCCAGCTTCGACGCGACGGCGGACTTCGATGGCCGCACCCTGTACCAGCCCGGCAGCACGTCCCAGAACCCGCAGGAACTGACGCCGACGGTGGTCACCAAGTCCGGCACAGTGCCGGTGGCCCGGGTCTCCAGTTCCGAGAGCGGAATCGCCGCCCTGCTCGGTGACACCGCCTCCCCGGAGCGGGTGCACTTCGTCCGCTCCACCGAGTTGCCCACCGCCGCCGACCAGGCTGCGGCGGCGGCTGCGGGCTGGGGTGGCCTCCGGGTGGTCCGGGTGGCCACCGGTGCGGTCTCCGTTGCCGTCAGCGGCACTGCGACCAATGCACCGGCTGGGTTGTCGGCGGCGGAGTTGGTGAACATCTATAACGGGACGTACCAGACCTGGGGCGATCTGCCCGGCTACTCCGGCCCGTCGCCGACCAGCCCGATCGTCCCGCTGCTCCCCGAGGCCGGCTCTGATACCCGGCTCCTCTTCGACGCTGACCTGGCCGCCGCCAACGCCGGAGCGCCCGTCCACTACAGCTCGCACGTGCAGGTGGTGGGCGACGACGATTACACCGCGGTGACCAGCGCGGCTGATGCGAAGGACGTCATCTATCCGTTCTCGTCGGCGCAGCTGTCGATGATCGCCCGCGGCTACTTCGGCCCCGATGTGCAGGCTGGTATCAGCGGCCTGGCCGGCAGCGCCCCGGACGGCGCGGTGAGCTACCACGCTGCCCACCCGATCTATGTGGTGCTGCGTGACTCGGACGTCGCCTCGACCTCGCCGTGGCGCGGATCGACGAAGAACTGGGCACAGTTGCTCTTCATTGGCCCGCAGAGCTCCTTCGGCTCGGTGCGCGTCATCGCCCCGCTCACCGCTGCCGGTCTGGTCCGCAGCTACGCCGATCTGGGTGACGCCTCCCGCTAGCGAGCGAACGGTCGCGTAGGTCGCCGGCCCGACATCCACTGTTCATCTGTAGCACCTACCGCAGGCATACG
Coding sequences within it:
- a CDS encoding Uncharacterized conserved protein, DUF1330 family, whose amino-acid sequence is MTAYWINTYKEINDEAKLAAYAKLAGPALTAAGGTFLARGLPEQTYEAGESTRTVIIQFESVESARQAHDSEAYQEALAALDGGAVRDLRIVPGVA